A section of the Rhipicephalus sanguineus isolate Rsan-2018 chromosome 11, BIME_Rsan_1.4, whole genome shotgun sequence genome encodes:
- the LOC119373815 gene encoding cyclin-dependent kinase 20 has translation MENYKTLGWIGEGAHGVVLKARCSLTGRIVAVKKIPHRGAADNSLPCATLRILPRNHVQVVRLLEVVASSSGVLLVFELLCCNLSTLIHNPERPLSEAHVKCCMRMLLCGLEHCHSMGILHRDLKPTNVLVNSEGILKLADFGLACLDSRDREHSSGVATRWYRAPELLYGAQRYGPGIDLWALGCVFAEMLNGSPLFRGESDIEQLCLVIKALGTPDEQVWPGVRELPDFHKISFSESAGVPWRTLLPDVSKHARDLVRAFVCYDPERRMTCSKALLHSFFWSEPLPSRPSELPVPQEQEPQFDMDACFGTCSHEASLGW, from the exons ATGGAGAACTACAAGACACTCGGATGGATAGGCGAAGGAGCGCACGGAGTTGTCTTGAAGGCTCGCTGCTCTCTGACAGGTAGGATAGTGGCGGTGAAGAAAATTCCGCACAGAGGAGCCGCTGACAACAGCTTGCCATGCGCAACTTTGAG AATACTGCCGCGAAACCACGTGCAGGTGGTCAGGCTGCTCGAGGTGGTCGCCAGCAGCAGCGGTGTCCTGCTGGTGTTCGAGCTACTGTGTTGCAATCTCTCCACGCTCATCCACAATCCCGAGCGCCCTCTGAGCGAGGCGCACGTCAAGTGCTGCATGCGGATGCTGCTGTGCGGACTGGAACACTGCCACAGCATGGGGATCCTGCACAGG GATCTGAAGCCTACTAACGTGCTGGTGAACAGCGAAGGCATCTTGAAGTTGGCCGACTTCGGCCTCGCCTGTCTGGATTCGAGGGACCGCGAGCACAGCTCCGGGGTTGCCACGAG GTGGTACAGGGCTCCGGAGCTGCTTTACGGAGCGCAGCGCTACGGACCCGGCATTGATCtctg GGCTCTGGGATGCGTGTTTGCTGAGATGCTGAATGGCTCGCCTCTGTTTCGT GGTGAAAGCGACATCGAGCAACTCTGCCTAGTCATAAAGGCTCTTGGAACTCCAGATGAACAGGTGTGGCCG GGCGTGCGAGAGCTGCCCGACTTCCACAAGATCAGTTTCTCGGAGAGCGCTGGCGTCCCCTGGCGGACTCTCCTGCCTGACGTCAGCAAGCACGCCAGGGACCTGGTCAGGGCGTTCGTGTGCTACGACCCGGAGAGGAGGATGACGTGCTCAAAG GCCTTGCTGCACTCTTTCTTTTGGAGCGAGCCCCTGCCGAGCAGGCCGTCCGAGCTGCCCGTGCCTCAGGAGCAGGAGCCGCAGTTCGACATGGACGCGTGCTTCGGCACGTGCAGCCACGAAGCGTCACTGGGCTGGTAG